The genomic DNA TACTAAGACATCGATATATGTGAGTTCATGTTCTAATAATCTTGAATCGTCATGTAAAATAATACCGTTTTGAGCGATGACACTTGCGTGTGCATTTTGGCTTAAAGCAACTGCTCCTGTAGATAAAATACCAACTGCTAAAGTTGAAACTAATAATTTCTTCATATTATGCAACTCCTTTAAATTTATATACACAATATAACACAGTTATATGGTAAATATTACATTACTGAGTATATTTAATAATCGTTAATAATTATTTAATAATTGAGCAAAATACTTGCATTGTTTTATCTAAATAAGTTATGGAGTTGTTTTAATAAAAGTTTTTAAAATAAAAATATGTCACATAAACATGAATGATTCAAGGTTTACGGGGATATTTCAAGCGTTTTTGATAGAAAAGATCTGATAAAAAACTGATAATGTATGATCTTATTATTATTAGGTCAAAACAATATTAAAACCGAATTCTTAAATGTATTTTCGGTGGAAAAATAAAAATAGGCGGCTGGTCCTCTTCTACGATTATCTTTAGAGTAGAAAAAGTCAGTCGCCTATTTGGGATGGGAAGACAAAAAATTGATGGTCTAGCCCAACCCGAAGAACACTTTATTTAAAATAGCTTTAGTCTATAGGAATATTTTTATCAGTTTGATCATTACGCATATCTTTAGGAAGTCTTACATTAAGCATGCCATTTTGATAAGCTGCTTTAATTTGAGTAGCATCCACATGATCAAAACTAAATTGACGTTGAACATTGCGATAGCTTCGTTCTTTATGGATGATGCGTCCTTCCTCATCTTCGTTGTTATTTTCAACTGTATTTTGTGCAGCAATTGTTAAAATATTGTTTTCAAATTGCACGCGAATATTTTCTTTGTCCATACCAGGAAGTTCAGCTTCAACGATGTAGGCATCATCTAATTCTTTAATGTCAGTCGTAATGGCAGCTTGTGCAAAATTGTCGTCGAAAAAATGACGGCCAAAGTCTTTAAAAAAGTCACTTGGTTCCATATTGAAAAAAGAATTATTGAAAGGTTTCATTTCAAATGCCATAGTCCATCTCTCCTTGTATTGTTCATAATGATTTGAGAAAGGCACTTCATGAAGCTTTATCAAGCAAGCGCCTTTAACTTTATGGTTACAGTATACACCTAAAGTCAAAGATAGTCAAGGTCAAAGTTTGATTAAAAGTATTCCGTATATTTCTCAGTTTCAAAATTAAAACTACGCGTGATACTGAGTGTTTTGGGTTGAGCTGGTATTTAAATGATAAGTTCAAGATGAAATGATATGATGAAAGTAACTACAAATGGATGGAGGGGTCGTTTTGAACGTAAGATATCCAATTGGTCAGTTAAATCTACCTACATCAATCACATTGAAGGCGATTCATCAATGGTTAGATGAGATTGAAGGTTATGTACAAAATTTAAAGGAAGTTGTTGGGAACCTTAGCGAAAAAGAATATCACCAAACATATCGTGAGGGTAGCTATACAGTGAGACAACTTGTCCATCATATCGCAGATTCACAAATCAATATGTATTATCGTTTAAAAATGGCATTAACAGATAATCAGCTGAAAATTGCAGAGTTCCAGCAAGATGTGTGGGTCCAGTTACCAGATTATCAACTTCCTGTAGACATCTCTATACAACTTTTAGAAATGATTAACAAACGTATTATAGCGATTGGCCGACAGTTATCAGAAAGTGATTTAACACGTACTTTCTTATTAGAAGGTACAGGTGAAATTTCAGTAGGGGAAACAATCGCAAAGTTATCTTGGCACGAGCGCCATCACTTGGCTCATATTCAAATAGCCCTCGGCAAAAGTGAGGTATCTTTATAACATTGAAGTCACTTTTAATAAGGTTAAAGCCATTTTATGATGTAATTTTCTATAAAGATTAAGAGGGATAATTGAAAATATTTAGCCTATTTTATTAATTAGCATAGACTGAAAATTCATGTTTGAATCAATGCATTGTCACAAATAGTTTTTAATTTGGGGTATAATTACTTTGTAATTAATTTAAAGTAATGCTATACTAGATTAAAATAATTCTAAACTAGAGGTGTGAATAACATGAGCAATAACAACGAATCGAAATTGACGGGCTTATTCGGTCATCCTGTGGGTGATCGTGAGAATTCTATGACTGCTGGACCAAGAGGACCTTTATTGATGCAAGACTGGTACTTTTTAGAACAAATGGCACACTTTGACCGCGAAGTCATTCCAGAACGACGTATGCATGCGAAGGGTTCTGGTGCGTTTGGTACATTTACAGTTACGAACGACATCACACAATATACACGTGCCAAAATTTTCTCAGAAGTGGGGAAACAGACAGAAATGTTTGCACGTTTTTCAACAGTCGCCGGGGAACGTGGCGCAGCTGATGCTGAACGTGATATTCGCGGTTTTGCTTTAAAATTCTACACTGAGGAAGGAAACTGGGATTTAGTGGGGAATAATACACCTGTTTTCTTCTTCCGTGACCCTAAATTATTCGCAAGTTTAAACCATGCTGTTAAACGTGATCCTCGTACAAACATGAGAAGTGCTCAAAATAACTGGGATTTCTGGACATCATTACCTGAAGCATTACACCAAGTAACAATTTTAATGACTGACCGTGGTATTCCTAAAGGATTCAGACATATGCACGGGTTCGGTTCACATACTTATGCCATGATCAATGCGCAAAATGAACGTGTTTGGGTGAAATTCCACTTTAGAACACAACAAGGTATTGAAAACTTATTAGATGAAGAAGCGGCACAAATTATCGCTAAAGACCGTGAATCTTCACAACGTGATTTGTTCAATGCGATTGAAGAAGGCAACTTCCCGAAATGGAAAATGTATATCCAAGTGATGACTGAAGAACAAGCAAGAAATCATAAAGATAATCCATTTGACCTTACAAAAGTGTGGTACAAAGGCGAATATCCATTAATTGAGGTCGGTGAATTCGAATTAAACCGCAACCCTGAAAACTATTTCATGGATGTCGAACAAGCTGCTTTTGCACCAACAAACATTGTACCGGGTATTGATTTTTCACCTGACAAAATGTTACAAGGTCGTTTATTCTCATACGGCGATGCACAACGCTATCGTTTAGGTGTGAACCACTGGCAAATTCCAGTGAACCAACCTAAAGGTGTAGGTGTAGAAAACATCTGTCCATTCAGCCGTGATGGTGCAATGCGTTTCTTAGATGGTAACCAAGGTGGTCAAACACATTACTATCCAAACAGCTACGGTGCGCATGAAAGCCAACCTGAATACAAACGTGCACCTTTAGAATTGAATGGTACGGCTTATGAGCACGACTTTAGAGAAGATGATGACAATTACTTCGAACAACCAGGTAAATTGTTCCGTCTCCAATCACCAGAGCAACAAGAGCGTATGTTTAAAACAACAGCAAGTGAAATGGAAGGCACAACAGACGAAGTGAAACGTCGTCACATTAAACATTGCTATCAAGCAGACGTCAACTATGGTACAGGTGTAGCGAAAGCACTTGGCATGGAAGATCAATTAGCGAGTATCATTGCTGAAATAGAAGCTTAAGTTTGTCCAGTTAAGGACGGTGGGGCTAGACTTTAGCAAGAGTAGAACGGTTTGCGAAGGTCTTTGTATATAGGTTTTTGCAAGCCGAGTCTCTTTGACGATTATGCAAATTTTTGAATGATTTTAAGATGAGACAGCGGGCACTTCATTTCAAGGTGATGGCACGTTGGTAGATTTAGAGGTTTAAGTGATGGGCTTCTTAATGTCACTTCACTTTTGTAAGCTATTTTTTAATGAGAGGTTATGACATGATATTAGATAAGATTAATCCTGATGATTTGTTTCCTACCGAGCGTGTTGAAACTTCTGTATTAGGTAAAATGCCATACACTGTTAAAGATATGACAAAAATTTATGACGCAGCTTATGTGGCAACAAATGAAAGACTAATATTGAACGTGGACATGGATGGTCAATTTTATTACCGTAATATTCAGTTTAATGAAATTAAAGAGATTAAATCGGACGAACATGAATTAAAAATTACATTTGATTACGGTGTCTTTACTTTAAAAGAATGTAACGCCGATGAAGTCAAAGCAATGTCAGATTATTTACACGCGAAAATGTAACAGAATGACGAATGACAAAGTCATGAACTTTGTACGAAAGATGTTTAAACCTTATAACAAAGGTTATTTGAATAAGTAAGAGATTTTATAAAAAACTAAACTAAAACAAGAAAGGTGCTGTTTTTCAATGGCTCAAGACAAAAAACAAGTAGTTGAAGACTTAAACTTACAATTATCAAACTTCACTGTATTATGGACTAAAATTCACAACTATCACTGGTATGTTAAAGGACATAACTTCTTCGCATTACACGAAAAATTTGAAGAACTTTACAATAAAGTTGCAGTTTATGTCGATGAAATTGCAGAACGTGCATTAGCATTAGAAGGTAACCCAGTGGGTAAAATGAGCGAAGTTTTAGAAGTATCTAGTATTGAAGAAGCTGAGTACGGAATTAGCGCAGAAAAAATGGTAGCGCAATTAGCAACAGACTTCGAAACAGTTGTAAAAGAATTGAAAGTCGCACAAGGTAATGCAGAAGAAGCTGGCGACGATCGTTCAGCTGATATGTTTATTGAAATTGCGACTGAATTAGAACACAATATTTGGATGTTAAAAGCATATATCGGTTAATATCAGTTTGAATTGCACGAACGAGAAGTGCAGTAAAAGAGAGAGCCAAACTTTCCTGACAATAGGAGGTTTGGCTCTTATTGTATTTACGATGTATTTGAGAACATCTAAAAATTAGAATGAGTAATGAAAGGTACGGTATGAAATAAGTAGCATCATATAAATAAGCAATCAACACAGTTCAAAAAGCTTAATATGATTCCAATAAGGGAAAGGATAGATAACAGGGCAAAGACAGGAATTAAATGATGGGGTATCATTTAAGACTGATTGCCGTGTTTAAGGTAGCGCTAAATAAAAACGTTAATGACATTTAGGTAGTGTTTTAAAAGTGAAATTGAACCTATAAATATTCAGAATTTTCAAATTGGCATAATACTTTCACTTAGAAAAGCGGACAATTTTAGAGATTTATATATTCATTTTCAAAAGTTTTCTGCTATTTTGCTCGTTTAGGCTGCCGTACGTTGTCATTAAAAACAAAGAGAGTTGAAAAAGATGGGGACAATTGATTTTGTAGTGTTTATTGTATATTTTGCTGTATTAATTACGATTGGTGTTTTAGGGGTATTAAAAGCGAAATCCTCTGAAAAGTATATGGTCGCTGACCGTAACTTAGGATTGTTTATGTTATTTGGTTGTTTAACCGCAGTGTTTTTAGGAGGTTCATCGACGATTGGATCGTCACAACTCGGTTATGAAATTGGTTTCTCTGGATTTTGGTTTGTTTTTGCCTTAGGTGTAGGGATTACCATTTTTGGTCTGTTTTTATTGGATCGTATTATGGATTTGCGCGTGATTACCATCAGTGAACTGTTGTACAAGTTGTTTGGACATCGTGTACGAATTATTGGTGCGGTTGTTACAGCGATGTATACTTTAATGATTTGTGTGACACAAGTGATTGCGATGGGCTCTGTCGTTTCTCAAATTTTCCATTGGCCGATGCTGACGTCTATCCTTGTGGGTGGTGGCGTAGTGTTTATTTATACGATACTTGGAGGCATGTGGACGCTCTCCATCACAGATGTAATACAATTTTTGGTCATGACCATCGGGATGTTTTTAATTATGTTGCCGATTAGTTTATATAGTGTCGGAGGCTTGCCATCTTTACTACATCAAATGCCAGCTTCACATTTAAGCTTTTTTAATATCGGCTTTGGAGAGATTGTAAATTATTTTATAACGTATACGCTCGGTGTCATGGTGGGACAAGATATTTGGCAACGCTTTTTTACTGGGAAGACGAAACGTATCTCTAAAACATCAGGCATCCTTGTAGGTATCTATAGTGCGTTATACTCTATTGTCATGGTCATTATCGGAATGTGTGCCTATGTTTTATTTCCGCATATTCAAAATACGCAAAATGTTTTTGCGCATATGGCTTTTGAAACGTTACCATCGGGGTTACTAGGTATCGTTTTTGCGGCACTAATCGCAGCAATTATGTCAACGGCATCAGGAACTTTATTAGCATCAGCAACGATTATTTCTAATGACTTACTCAAGCCTTATTTGTTTAAAAACATGGAAGATCAACAATTTTTAGGTGTGACACGATTGACGACATTTTGTTTAGCTGTCGTGGCTATTATCATATCGATATGGGTCAAAGAAGTTCTCGTGGCGATTGATATCGCATACGCCATTTTAACGGGAGGCATGTTTATGCCGGTCGTATTAGGCTTGTTTATGAAGTGGTTAACACCAAAAGCTGCTATCTCTTCCATTATTGCGAGTGTAGTATTCATTTTACTTTCAATTTTCATTGTGGGTCCACAATCCAAATCGACGATATTTTATGCCATCATTATCAATGCTATAATATTGATAGTTGTATCATATTTTGATTCGAAAAAAGGTCAATATGATAGAGGAAAAAACGGACGTCAAGCAACATGATAGATTGATAACGTAAGGGGCGTGTGGCAATGCATTTATTAAATGATCATATTCAAGATATTGAAGTACCGGGAACGAGACAATTTGCGAATAGAGTAGATCAGTATCCAAATTGTTTAGATTTAACACTTGGACAATCTGATTTTCCTGTTGCTTCCTATGTGCAAGAAGCAATGGTGGAAGCGATACAGGCGGGTCAACTTAAATATACACATAACAAAGGATTAATCGAGCTGAGAAAGGCGATTTCTGAGTACAACGCGTCACGATTTGGTGTTAAATATGATCCTGAGACAGAAATCGTCGTTACAAACGGTGCATCAGAAGGGATTGACGATGTACTGAGAACAATATTGAATCCTGGAGATGAAGTGATTTTACCTGGACCGACCTATTTAGGGTACGAACCAATTGTTAAATTGCAAGGGGCAGAAGTCAAATGGATCGACACTTCTCACACAGGATTTGTACCGACGGCAGAGGCGATCAAAGCAGCTATTACACCGAAAACAAAGGCGGTTATGTTTAACTATCCGACAAATCCGACAGGGATGACGCTTTCACATGAAACGATTCGCGACATTGTAGCTGTATTAAAGGATACGTCTGTGTTTGTAATTACAGATGAAATCTATAGTGAGAATGTATTTGAAGGTCGACATCATTCATTTATGGAGTTTCCTGAGATTAGAGGGCAGCTTTTTGTTGTGAATGGTTTGTCTAAATCACATGCGATGACAGGTGCACGTGTCGGTTATGTGTTATCGACACCTGAGTTGATTGAAGAAGTAACTACAGTACATTTGTATAATTCTATTTGTGTCGCAACGCCGAGTCAATACGGTGCAATACGTGCTTTAAAAGAAGGGGACCAAGATATACAGAAAATGAACGCAGCTTACCGTGAGCGACGTGATTATATTTATGCGCGCTTAGTTGATATGGGATTGCCTGTGACGCTTCCACAAGGAACATTTTATATTTTCCCTGATGTTTCTGCTTATGATTCAGATTCCTTCCGTTTTTGCAATCAATTGTTAGAAACGGAACAACTGGCCATTGTGCCCGGGAAATCATTTTCGGATTATGCGGAAGGCTACGTCAGACTTTTTTTTGCGTGTGATATGGAGACCATTAAAGAAGCGTGTGATCGACTCGAACATTTTTTAAAACATTATGATGAATAACGAACTTAAACTAGGTTTTGTATACTTTTAGTGCGGAGATGTGAACGGCGCTCAAATGTATTTCAACACCTAGTTTTTTGTTGTACTTATTTTGATTTAGGTATTGTCGTAAAGGATGCTAAATGAACTTGAAAATGTGTGGTTTTAAGGAGGTTCAGTATGTCATAGGATGGACAAGTTTTTCGCATTGCAATCTCCTAGAAGAAAGGCTATAATATTAAATCGTAATTATTTCGATTTGGAAAGAGGGATTGTAATGCGCAAACAACATCGTCGCGTGATGATTATTGGTGCAGGTGCAGCAGGGATTGGGATGGCAATAACAATGAAAACATTTCAAATGGAAGATGTCTGTGTAATAGAAAGTGGTTCGATTGGTCATTCCTTTAAAAATTGGCCGAAATCTACACGCACGATTACACCTTCGTTTACTTCAAATGGTTTTGGGATGCCTGATATGAATGCCGTTGCAAAAGATACGTCACCGGCTTTTACGTTTAATGAAGAACATTTATCAGGTGAAACGTATGCATCCTATTTAGAATTAATCGCCAAACATTATGAACTTGATATTCAAACAGAGACACATGTGCATGCAGTGAATCTGGTCGATGGTGTCTATGAACTCGAAACCTCTCAAGGTACGTTTACTGCAGATTATTTATTTATCGCAACGGGAGATTACGCATTTCCAAACCAACCATTTGAACATGGCATTCACTATAGTGAAGTTTCTGATTTTACTACATTGCCTGGTAAAGCTTTTACCATTATTGGTGGGAATGAAAGTGCATTTGATGCAGCGATTCATTTAGCTGAAAAAGGTGCAGAAGTTTCCATATATACAGATAGTACAGGATTTGATGCTGAGGAAGCGGATCCAAGCATTCGTTTATCTCCTTATACACAACAACGTCTTAGAAAAGTTGTGCAACAAGGTGGCTCGATTACGATGAACGTCCACTATCGTGTCGAAGCAATCCACTTTAAAGACGGTCAATATGTGATTCAATTTGCTAATGGTAAAACGGTCAATAGTACGACTGAACCCATTGTCGCAACAGGTTTTGATGTGACGCGTAATCCATTAGTTCAACAACTTTTCACTGTAAAAAATGGAGAGGTAAGTTTAACAAATTTAGATGAATCCACGCGTTATCCTAATGTCTTTTTAGTAGGTGCGACAGTCAGACATGCAGATGCGATTTTATGCTATATTTATAAATTTAGATCACGTTTTGCAGTATTAACACATACTGTGATGCAACGAGAAGGTTTACATGTGAACCCGGATGTAGTTGATGACTATAAAGCAAACCAAATGTATCTCGATGATTATAGTTGTTGTGGTGTGAATTGTTCATGTTAACCGTTGTTTATGATTTTAAGAAAAATCAAATGCCAGACATTCCTGAGGCGACACATGCGTTTGTCGTTAAAGGTTTTAATCATCTTGGTCGATTAGATCAACAACAATTGAGACAGTATATTGTAAAGCATAAATTAAATCTTTCTTTGAACGAAAGCGTCACGCATACGTCTGATGAGACGAGGCATGTGGTCACACATTTGCAAGAATTTATGCAAGCCCGTGAAAATCGACGTCCACAATGGTATCAAAGTCTGATAGGCTGGCTCGCTATCTTTTTCATGTTTGCATTTCCAGTTTATATCGCCTATCATTTTTCAGATTGGCTTCAAAATCAGTATATTGCGCCATGGATTGAGCGCATCTCTCAATATGACTTCTTTCAACAAAGCGTTGTGCAAGCGTTGATGTTTGGGGACTATGGTGTTTTATCTTTAGGGACATATTCGCTCGTATGGGCATTGCCTGTCGTGATTTTGTTGAGTTTTTCTACAGCACTTATTGAACAGAGTCATGTTAAACAGTATATGATTTGGTCGATTTCACCAACGATGGAAAAAATGGGTTTAGATGGTACAGATATTATTCCTGTATTAGAAGGCTTCGGTTGTAATGCAGCAGCGATTGTTCAAGCCGGTCATCAATGTCGTGCATGTACGCGATCAAAATGTATGAGTCTGATTAGTTTCGGTTCTTCATGTAGTTATCAAATTGGTGCAACATTATCGATATTCAATGTTTCACACCACTCGTGGTTGTTTGCGCCGTACTTAATGCTCGTATTTATCGGCGGTGTCATCCACAACAAAATTTGGTATCGAGATGAAACACCGTTTATTCCTTATAGTGTAGCAGTAGGTCAAAAAATACAATGGCCAGATTTAAAAAATGTGGGATCACAAATGTGGGAAACGGTAAAAATGTTTATTTTCCAAGCGATGCCGATATTTATTGGGATTTGTTTAATCGCTAGTACATTAGCACTCACACCTATTTTGACAATGATCTCAAAAATATTTGTACCGATCTTAATGTTATTACATATTCCGCATGACTTATCAGTGGGTATATTATTCTCCATGATTCGTAAAGATGGCATGCTCCTCTTTAACATGGGTGGCGGTAGTGTGATACAAAGCCTTTCCGCATGGCAAGTGCTATTACTTGTCTTTTTCAGTTCAACATTTACGGCTTGTTCTGTAACAATGACTATGGTC from Staphylococcus schleiferi includes the following:
- a CDS encoding Dps family protein codes for the protein MAQDKKQVVEDLNLQLSNFTVLWTKIHNYHWYVKGHNFFALHEKFEELYNKVAVYVDEIAERALALEGNPVGKMSEVLEVSSIEEAEYGISAEKMVAQLATDFETVVKELKVAQGNAEEAGDDRSADMFIEIATELEHNIWMLKAYIG
- a CDS encoding nucleoside recognition domain-containing protein, with protein sequence MLTVVYDFKKNQMPDIPEATHAFVVKGFNHLGRLDQQQLRQYIVKHKLNLSLNESVTHTSDETRHVVTHLQEFMQARENRRPQWYQSLIGWLAIFFMFAFPVYIAYHFSDWLQNQYIAPWIERISQYDFFQQSVVQALMFGDYGVLSLGTYSLVWALPVVILLSFSTALIEQSHVKQYMIWSISPTMEKMGLDGTDIIPVLEGFGCNAAAIVQAGHQCRACTRSKCMSLISFGSSCSYQIGATLSIFNVSHHSWLFAPYLMLVFIGGVIHNKIWYRDETPFIPYSVAVGQKIQWPDLKNVGSQMWETVKMFIFQAMPIFIGICLIASTLALTPILTMISKIFVPILMLLHIPHDLSVGILFSMIRKDGMLLFNMGGGSVIQSLSAWQVLLLVFFSSTFTACSVTMTMVMRQLGLREGGKMILRQMATSVCCIALLGVITFVVLQWTSIL
- the spn gene encoding SPIN family peroxidase inhibitor, with the translated sequence MKKLLVSTLAVGILSTGAVALSQNAHASVIAQNGIILHDDSRLLEHELTYIDVLVDENANPQTKQRVKDYFDKQGLHSVQEIILKAKSQGLDTSKYDHLLK
- a CDS encoding sodium:solute symporter; the encoded protein is MGTIDFVVFIVYFAVLITIGVLGVLKAKSSEKYMVADRNLGLFMLFGCLTAVFLGGSSTIGSSQLGYEIGFSGFWFVFALGVGITIFGLFLLDRIMDLRVITISELLYKLFGHRVRIIGAVVTAMYTLMICVTQVIAMGSVVSQIFHWPMLTSILVGGGVVFIYTILGGMWTLSITDVIQFLVMTIGMFLIMLPISLYSVGGLPSLLHQMPASHLSFFNIGFGEIVNYFITYTLGVMVGQDIWQRFFTGKTKRISKTSGILVGIYSALYSIVMVIIGMCAYVLFPHIQNTQNVFAHMAFETLPSGLLGIVFAALIAAIMSTASGTLLASATIISNDLLKPYLFKNMEDQQFLGVTRLTTFCLAVVAIIISIWVKEVLVAIDIAYAILTGGMFMPVVLGLFMKWLTPKAAISSIIASVVFILLSIFIVGPQSKSTIFYAIIINAIILIVVSYFDSKKGQYDRGKNGRQAT
- a CDS encoding catalase → MSNNNESKLTGLFGHPVGDRENSMTAGPRGPLLMQDWYFLEQMAHFDREVIPERRMHAKGSGAFGTFTVTNDITQYTRAKIFSEVGKQTEMFARFSTVAGERGAADAERDIRGFALKFYTEEGNWDLVGNNTPVFFFRDPKLFASLNHAVKRDPRTNMRSAQNNWDFWTSLPEALHQVTILMTDRGIPKGFRHMHGFGSHTYAMINAQNERVWVKFHFRTQQGIENLLDEEAAQIIAKDRESSQRDLFNAIEEGNFPKWKMYIQVMTEEQARNHKDNPFDLTKVWYKGEYPLIEVGEFELNRNPENYFMDVEQAAFAPTNIVPGIDFSPDKMLQGRLFSYGDAQRYRLGVNHWQIPVNQPKGVGVENICPFSRDGAMRFLDGNQGGQTHYYPNSYGAHESQPEYKRAPLELNGTAYEHDFREDDDNYFEQPGKLFRLQSPEQQERMFKTTASEMEGTTDEVKRRHIKHCYQADVNYGTGVAKALGMEDQLASIIAEIEA
- a CDS encoding aminotransferase class I/II-fold pyridoxal phosphate-dependent enzyme, yielding MHLLNDHIQDIEVPGTRQFANRVDQYPNCLDLTLGQSDFPVASYVQEAMVEAIQAGQLKYTHNKGLIELRKAISEYNASRFGVKYDPETEIVVTNGASEGIDDVLRTILNPGDEVILPGPTYLGYEPIVKLQGAEVKWIDTSHTGFVPTAEAIKAAITPKTKAVMFNYPTNPTGMTLSHETIRDIVAVLKDTSVFVITDEIYSENVFEGRHHSFMEFPEIRGQLFVVNGLSKSHAMTGARVGYVLSTPELIEEVTTVHLYNSICVATPSQYGAIRALKEGDQDIQKMNAAYRERRDYIYARLVDMGLPVTLPQGTFYIFPDVSAYDSDSFRFCNQLLETEQLAIVPGKSFSDYAEGYVRLFFACDMETIKEACDRLEHFLKHYDE
- a CDS encoding YfiT family bacillithiol transferase, with the translated sequence MNVRYPIGQLNLPTSITLKAIHQWLDEIEGYVQNLKEVVGNLSEKEYHQTYREGSYTVRQLVHHIADSQINMYYRLKMALTDNQLKIAEFQQDVWVQLPDYQLPVDISIQLLEMINKRIIAIGRQLSESDLTRTFLLEGTGEISVGETIAKLSWHERHHLAHIQIALGKSEVSL
- a CDS encoding NAD(P)/FAD-dependent oxidoreductase gives rise to the protein MRKQHRRVMIIGAGAAGIGMAITMKTFQMEDVCVIESGSIGHSFKNWPKSTRTITPSFTSNGFGMPDMNAVAKDTSPAFTFNEEHLSGETYASYLELIAKHYELDIQTETHVHAVNLVDGVYELETSQGTFTADYLFIATGDYAFPNQPFEHGIHYSEVSDFTTLPGKAFTIIGGNESAFDAAIHLAEKGAEVSIYTDSTGFDAEEADPSIRLSPYTQQRLRKVVQQGGSITMNVHYRVEAIHFKDGQYVIQFANGKTVNSTTEPIVATGFDVTRNPLVQQLFTVKNGEVSLTNLDESTRYPNVFLVGATVRHADAILCYIYKFRSRFAVLTHTVMQREGLHVNPDVVDDYKANQMYLDDYSCCGVNCSC
- a CDS encoding Hsp20/alpha crystallin family protein translates to MAFEMKPFNNSFFNMEPSDFFKDFGRHFFDDNFAQAAITTDIKELDDAYIVEAELPGMDKENIRVQFENNILTIAAQNTVENNNEDEEGRIIHKERSYRNVQRQFSFDHVDATQIKAAYQNGMLNVRLPKDMRNDQTDKNIPID